The following nucleotide sequence is from Streptomyces sp. NBC_00237.
GCTGGCCGATCTCATCGCGCCGATGCTGCCGGAGAGCCCGCCGCTGTACCCGGAGGGGGACCTGACCGACGAGCCGGAGATGGTCATGGTCGCGGAGCTGATCCGGGAGGCGGCGCTGGAGGGCGTGCGGGACGAGCTGCCGCACTCGATCGCCGTCGTGGTCGAGGAGATGATCCCTCGGGAGGACCGTCCGGCGGACCGGCCGCTGCTCGACATTCACGCGAATGTCTACATCGAGCGGCCGAGCCAGAAGGGGATCATCATCGGGCCGAAGGGGCAGCGGCTGAAGGACGTCGGGACGAAGTCCCGGAAGCAGATCGAGGCGCTGCTGGGGACGCCGGTGTTTCTCGACCTTCACGTGAAGGTCGCCAAGGACTGGCAGCGGGATCCGAAGCAGTTGCGCAAGCTCGGGTTCTAGGCGCGGGCGGTACGGGGTGGAGCTGGGCTCCCCCGGGATGCGCGGGCGGTAGCGGGCGGGGCGGGAGCGGGGTGGGCCCGCAGTGCGGGGCCGCCCCCTTGCCCGCCCGTTCCGCCCCCGGGGGGCGGCCCCGCCGCCCAAGGGGACGAGGCGGGGGCGGAGTGCGGAGCCCCGAGGAGGGCCGGGGCCGCCGCGCCTGTCAACGGGACGTCGTCCGGCCCCGTGTCACCTCTGCGCCCGCAGCTCGTCCCGCAGCCACCTGAACGAAGCCTTCGGCGTCCGCGCCAGGGTGTCGAAGTCGACGTGGACCAGGCCGAACCGCTGCGCGTACCCCTCCGCCCACTCCCAGTTGTCCATCAGGGACCACACGAAGTACCCGCGCACGTCGACGCCCGAGTCCATCGCGTCGTTCAGCGCGCGCAGGTGCCCGTCCAGGTACCTGATCCGGTCCTGGTCGTCGATGCCCTCGTAACTGCACCCGTTCTCGGTGATGACGACGGGCGGCAGCCGGTCGCCGTACTCCTCCTTGAAGCCCACCAGCAGCTCGTAGAGCGCGGCCGGTACCACCGGCCAGTCGAAGGCGGTGCGCTGGTGGCCTTCGAGGCGGTGGACGGAGAAGGGCATCTCCGGCGGAATCTCGATGCCCGCGAAGTCCGCCGGGAGGGACGGGTCGTGGGCGCCCACCTTCGTCGGCTGGTAGTAGTTGATCCCGTACCAGTCCAACGGCTGGGAGATCAGCCGCAGATCCTCCTCGACCGGGCCGGGGAGCATCTCCGCGATGCCGTCCGGGTACGTCCCGAGGAGCAGCGGGTCGGCGAAGAGGCGGTTCAGCAGCAGGTCGTAGAAGTCGGCCGCACCCCGGTCCTCCTTTGAGTCCGAGGCCGCGTAGGTCGGGCCGTGCGAGTTGGCGATGCCGATGGAGCCCGAGCCGCGCCCGCGCAGCACCTCCACCGCGAGACCGTGCGCGAGGAGCTGGTGGTGGGCGACGGGCAGGGCGTCGAAGAGGAGCCGCTTGCCGGGTGCGTGGGCGCCCAGCGCATGTCCGAGCAGGGTGAGTTCGGCGGGCTCGTTGAGCGTGATCCAGCGGCCGACCCGGTCC
It contains:
- a CDS encoding GH1 family beta-glucosidase, whose product is MTTLPPGSRYPLPRFPANFLWGVSTSAHQIEGAAAEDGRGPSSWDAFAAEPGRVKDGSNASVATDHYHRYPEDVALLKELGVDAYRFSVSWSRVLPDGAGAVNKAGLDFYDRLVDALCEAGVRPVPTLFHWDTPLALEQAGGWLERDTAYRFAEYVDVVAARLGDRVGRWITLNEPAELTLLGHALGAHAPGKRLLFDALPVAHHQLLAHGLAVEVLRGRGSGSIGIANSHGPTYAASDSKEDRGAADFYDLLLNRLFADPLLLGTYPDGIAEMLPGPVEEDLRLISQPLDWYGINYYQPTKVGAHDPSLPADFAGIEIPPEMPFSVHRLEGHQRTAFDWPVVPAALYELLVGFKEEYGDRLPPVVITENGCSYEGIDDQDRIRYLDGHLRALNDAMDSGVDVRGYFVWSLMDNWEWAEGYAQRFGLVHVDFDTLARTPKASFRWLRDELRAQR